The following are encoded together in the Euwallacea fornicatus isolate EFF26 chromosome 11, ASM4011564v1, whole genome shotgun sequence genome:
- the LOC136342122 gene encoding autotransporter adhesin BpaC-like yields the protein MLLKCTVLVAVLVAVQSATLHGRNIPVEVRYERLEHDFNSNLSEKVQLSADELKENQLRLERPEERNSTKDHSDLNKNLEEKVQLSSEELLQAPKYVPIHDTLNQGPESNDLERLGEFREEPCDKVALIEKVQGIVKNGLENLKESFITKGEEKALPKEVWNTLEKDLNDYFAREKVKVESRQEQGATSQNIISNIINGFTQITSNVIQNFQNSANTTGTSGDEGTETQLPGQGIVGFFTGGVQSITNTIQNTIQSIQQGPGNSTTLGDSETQPSSGNPVGSFVNGIQQFFQRPQQVVNQITQTISNNNTQGDEGVTASASSGSNPFQQAFQAFGNFSTSITQSILGGQNKPEGSEDETSSQPNNIAQSFGQSIGNVFQNFQNLVRPPANSSNSGNNFIDQVSNVGSQIQQVASQVASNVIPGGSGTTSVESSTAAAESGDASTASAKLQTEEGSVKLENQEVTTEKAEDMTAME from the exons ATGCTATTAAAATGCACGGTTTTAGTTGCGGTGCTAGTGGCGGTACAATCCGCAACTTTACACGGCAGAAACATCCCCGTGGAGGTGAGGTATGAGAGGTTGGAGCACGATTTCAATTCGAATTTGTCGGAAAAGGTGCAATTGAGCGCCGATGAGCTCAAGGAGAACCAGCTGCGGTTGGAGAGGCCCGAGGAGCGAAACTCGACCAAGGACCATTCGGATCTGAATAAAAACTTGGAGGAGAAGGTGCAGCTGTCCAGCGAAGAGCTACTGCAGGCCCCTAAATACGTGCCCATTCACGACACCTTGAACCAAGGGCCTGAGAGCAATGATTTGGAGCGATTGGGAGAATTCCGAGAAGAGCCATGCGATAAAGTGGCTTTGATTGAGAAGGTGCAAGGTATCGTTAAAAACGGGCTGGAGAATTTGAAGGAGAGCTTCATAACCAAAGGCGAGGAAAAGGCGCTTCCTAAGGAGGTCTGGAACACACTGGAAAAAGACTTGAACGACTACTTTGCGAGGGAAAAGGTTAAAGTGGAGTCCAGGCAGGAGCAGGGCGCTACGTCGCAGAATATCATTTCGAATATAATCAACGGCTTTACACAGATAACGAGTAACGTTATACAAAATTTCCAGAATTCAGCGAATACCACCGGAACCAGCGGGGATGAAGGGACGGAGACGCAGTTGCCTGGACAAGGGATTGTTGGGTTCTTTACTGGAG GAGTCCAAAGCATCACCAACACCATCCAGAACACAATCCAGTCTATCCAGCAGGGGCCTGGCAACTCCACCACTTTGGGAGATTCAGAAACTCAGCCTTCGTCAGGAAATCCCGTTGGAAGCTTCGTCAATGGAATTCAGCAATTCTTCCAACGTCCGCAGCAAGTCGTTAACCAGATTACTCAAACTATTTCCAATAATAACACTCAAG GCGACGAAGGTGTGACCGCTTCGGCCTCATCTGGAAGCAACCCCTTTCAGCAGGCTTTCCAGgcttttggaaatttca GTACATCCATTACCCAGTCCATTCTAGGGGGACAAAACAAGCCTGAAG GATCTGAGGATGAGACCTCCAGTCAGCCAAATAACATCGCTCAGAGCTTCGGACAGAGCATTGGGAACGTGTTCCAAAACTTTCAGAACCTGGTTAGGCCTCCTGCCAATTCAAGCAATTCTGGAAATAACTTTATCGATCAAGTCAGCAATGTGGGGAGCCAGATACAGCAGGTTGCAAGTCAAGTGGCCTCCAACGTCATACCAG GAGGGTCGGGTACTACTTCTGTAGAGTCAAGTACTGCTGCTGCTGAGTCGGGTGATGCTAGCACTGCCTCAGCTAAGTTGCAGACTGAGGAGGGTTCAGTCAAGTTGGAGAACCAAGAAGTAACCACCGAAAAAGCTGAGGACATGACAGCTATGGAGtag
- the LOC136342119 gene encoding lysosomal alpha-mannosidase-like, with the protein MGLNGTVLSLLLGASAVLGFYINAKIGASKSCVKCHDVDPDKITVHMIHHSHDDVGWLKTVDQYYWGLNNSIQHIGYQYIVNSVINALDGYPDRRFIQVETAFFWMWWQHQDNVARSKFKKLVDNGQLEIINGAWSMNDEACVNYQSTIDLFTWGFKILNDTLGECGNPTIAWQIDPFGHSREHGSLMTKMGFDGLFFGRLDHNDRKVRKASKDMDFIWKASANDDSVIYGGAFGTDNTYHSPGGFCFDLLCSDDAIVDDPDDEGYNLDEKVFSFEEEVKKYASYYKTKNVIVTMGGDFYYQAADINFSNSDRLIKAFENHPDIKLIYSTPSCYLQAVYEAKPEMTTKTDDFLPYSNDDDTYWVGFYSSKPNFKLYERISHNVLQSAKHLNSLALASGQREVNVGSMDALKGASGVVQHHDAITGTEKQHVNFDYLKMLTKGINEAEAPFASIIRNLLGKSSDFPELSSCLLVNVSICTVAQASDEVLVVVYNPLSWPVDHVVRVPIDGGSYSVSGPKGDMIFDVVVPISDFSYVLLDDMKPGKYEVVFVASQVPPMGINSYLLKKESDEPSEQKSADADDFKFGDENLGFELDSSTNLLRSVTMNGKTVEITQNFFYYTSKDGSGAYIFKPEGDAISFDNPTIERIFKGEVVEEVQQRFNNWTTQIIRIYKQGVHNYIEFDWLVGPVDVPNDTGKEIITRFTVNEFANEKTFYTDSNGREMIERIMNYRPTFEFDPAKQPIASNYFPVTSKITIKDKEQKLQVSVLNDRSQGGTSLDQGQIELMIHRRTMREDRKGVGESLDEYEFGHGVVVRGQHYLVLGSTEAIENVTSATAQERILAQQKLLRPWIGFGNASGKNLTEVVRKQFSGLKEKLPENINVLSLEPRTDTTHILRLEHILEKNEDSSLSQEVTVDITELFAEYTVENPVEMVLGANRQLESLDTYDWSYTGNLKPAKRERLNANAIKLAPMDIRTFVVELKKRN; encoded by the exons ATGGGTCTCAATGGGACAGTCCTTTCGCTCCTTCTGGGAGCTTCTGCAGTGCTCGGGTTTTACATTAATGCAAAAATTGGAGCTTCCAAAAGCTGTGTTAAATGCCACGATGTAGATCCGGATAAAATTACTGTTCATATGATCCATCACTCACACGACGATGTTGGATGGCTGAAAACTGTTGATCAGTATTATTGGGGCT TGAACAACTCAATTCAGCATATCGGCTACCAATACATTGTAAACTCGGTGATTAATGCCTTAGACGGGTATCCAGACAGGAG GTTTATCCAGGTTGAGACGGCGTTCTTCTGGATGTGGTGGCAACACCAAGACAATGTCGCTAGAAGCAAATTCAAGAAATTGGTCGATAATGGGCAACTGGAGATCATTAATGGGGCTTGGAGCATGAATGACGAAGCCTGCGTTAACTATCAGTCGACCATCGACCTCTTTACTTGGGGCTTCAA AATTCTTAACGATACTTTAGGAGAATGCGGGAACCCCACTATCGCCTGGCAAATTGATCCCTTCGGCCATTCTAGAGAGCACGGATCACTGATGACCAAAATGGGCTTTGATGGGCTGTTCTTCGGGAGACTGGATCACAACGAccgaaaagtcaggaaagccAGCAAGGACATGGACTTTATATGGAAAGCCAGTGCTAACG atgattctgtgatctATGGAGGTGCCTTCGGAACGGACAACACGTACCACAGTCCTGGAGGCTTCTGCTTCGACCTTCTTTGCTCCGATGACGCTATTGTTGATGACCCCGATGACGAGGGCTATAATCTCGATGAAAAG GTGTTCAGTTTCGAGGAGGAAGTCAAGAAATACGCTTCTTACTACAAGACCAAGAACGTTATAGTTACGATGGGGGGGGACTTCTATTATCAGGCCGCAGATATCAATTTTAGCAACTCTGACAGGCTTATTAA GGCGTTCGAGAATCATCCGGACATCAAGCTCATCTACTCTACCCCCTCGTGCTACCTTCAAGCGGTCTATGAGGCAAAGCCAGAGATGACAACTAAGACCGATGACTTCCTACCCTACAGCAATGACGACGACACCTACTGGGTAGGATTCTACTCGTCCAAGCCCAATTTCAAATTGTACGAGAGGATCAGCCACAATGTCCTTCAG aGCGCCAAACACCTGAATTCCTTGGCACTGGCCAGCGGTCAGAGGGAGGTAAACGTGGGCTCAATGGACGCGTTGAAGGGGGCCAGCGGGGTGGTGCAGCACCATGACGCCATTACCGGCACAGAGAAGCAGCATGTGAATTTCgactatttgaaaatgttgacCAAAGGGATTAATGAGGCCGAGGCCCCCTTCGCCAGCATTATTAG AAATTTGTTGGGAAAATCATCAGACTTTCCCGAGCTCTCTTCCTGCCTCTTAGTCAACGTGTCAATTTGCACGGTCGCTCAGGCCTCCGATGAGGTTTTGGTGGTGGTCTACAACCCCCTTTCGTGGCCCGTTGACCATGTGGTTCGAGTGCCTATAGATGGGGGTTCTTACTCTGTGAGCGGCCCAAAAG GAGACATGATATTCGACGTGGTTGTCCCAATTTCCGATTTCTCCTATGTCTTGCTCGATGACATGAAACCGGGAAAATACGAGGTGGTCTTCGTTGCCTCCCAAGTTCCACCAATGGGGATTAACTCTTATCTCCTGAAGAAGGAGTCGGATGAGCCTTCCGAGCAAAAATCTGCGGACGCAGACGATTTCAAGTTCGGAGACGAG AATCTGGGTTTCGAGCTGGACTCATCCACCAACCTCCTCAGATCAGTAACCATGAACGGCAAAACAGTGGAAATTACCCAAAACTTCTTCTACTACACCAGCAAAGACGGGTCCGGAGCCTACATCTTCAAGCCTGAAGGCGATGCCATCTCCTTCGACAACCCCACCATAGAGCGGATCTTCAAGGGGGAGGTAGTTGAGGAGGTGCAGCAAAGGTTCAACAACTGGACCACTCAGATCATCCGCATTTACAAGCAAGGAGTGCACAATTACATCGAGTTTGATTGGCTCGTGGGGCCTGTCGATGT CCCGAACGATACCGGAAAGGAGATCATTACTCGCTTCACTGTGAATGAGTTCGCGAATGAGAAGACTTTCTATACAGATTCGAACGGCAGGGAAATGATCGAAAGGATCATGAATTATCGACCCACATTTGAGTTTGATCCTGCGAAACAGCCGATTGCCAGCAACTATTTCCCTGTCACCTCAAAAATCACCATCAAGGATAAAGAGCAAAAGCTACAGGTTTCAGTCTTGAATGACCGATCTCAGGGGGGTACCAGCTTGGACCAGGGACAAATCGAACTAATG ATCCACAGAAGAACAATGAGGGAAGATAGGAAAGGCGTGGGAGAGTCTTTGGATGAATATGAGTTCGGTCATGGGGTGGTGGTAAGGGGGCAGCATTACTTGGTCTTGGGCTCGACTGAAGCGATTGAAAACG TCACAAGTGCCACGGCTCAGGAGCGTATTCTAGCTCAACAGAAGCTGCTCAGGCCCTGGATTGGGTTCGGCAACGCTAGCGGCAAAAACCTTACTGAAGTTGTACGAAAGCAG TTTTCGGGGCTAAAAGAGAAGCTGCCAGAGAATATAAACGTCCTAAGTCTAGAGCCAAGGACTGACACCACGCATATCCTCAGACTGGAGCATATTCTGGAGAAGAACGAAGACAGCTCTCTTTCTCAGGAGGTCACTGTCGATATCACC GAGCTCTTCGCTGAATACACAGTGGAAAACCCTGTTGAGATGGTCCTGGGCGCCAATCGCCAACTGGAGTCTCTGGACACTTACGACTGGAGCTACACTGGAAATCTGAAACCAGCCAAAAGGGAACGTTTAAATGCAAATGCGATAAAATTGGCTCCAATGGACATTAGGACGTTCGTTGTCGAGTTAAAGAAGAGGAATtga
- the LOC136342123 gene encoding larval cuticle protein III/IV-like isoform X1: protein MFKLVSRCHEEIMHERQIGKFLNISQQIVTLGIVAISLASAAFVDLRTPRVSQYFGKPSVIFSQKSSVEPDGSYQYRYETEDGIVAQEQGRQDPAKGTVAQGDFGYTSPEGVPVVVKYVADENGFQPSSNLLPVGPEIPEAILKSLAYNAQHPEQEVEPPKHSFKSRV, encoded by the exons ATGTTCAAACTGGTAAGTAGGTGTCACGAAGAGATCATGCACGAGCGGCAAATAGGGAAGTTTCTTAACATTTCGCAACAGATAGTTACATTGGGTATTGTGGCGATTAGTCTGGCCAGTGCTGCATTCGTGGACTTGCGAACACCCAGAGTCTCTCAATACTTCGGGAAACCATCTGTCATTTTCAGCCAAAAGTCTAGCGTGGAACCCGATGGAAGCTACCAATATAG GTATGAGACCGAAGACGGCATCGTGGCCCAAGAACAAGGCCGTCAAGACCCGGCTAAAGGAACTGTGGCTCAAGGAGACTTTGGATATACATCTCCCGAAGGTGTTCCTGTGGTAGTGAAATACGTAGCCGATGAGAACGGCTTCCAGCCCAGCTCCAACCTGCTGCCCGTCGGTCCGGAGATTCCAGAAGCGATCCTGAAGTCGCTCGCTTACAATGCGCAACATCCTGAACAAGAGGTAGAACCTCCCAAACACTCTTTCAAGAGTAGGGTGTGA
- the LOC136341876 gene encoding lysosomal alpha-mannosidase-like, translated as MIVNMRILFVIGLCLSLGLSYKIKIQDVLNSCVKCHETDPDKINIHLIHHSHDDVGWLKTVDQYFFGLNKGTVNVAVENIITSVVDALWDHPDRRYIQVETAFFWKWWTHETDEMKNKFKTLVDNGQLEIINGGWSMNDEACVNYLSVIDQFTWGFKILNDTLGECGNPTFGWQIDPFGHSREHAALLWRMGFDGLMFSRLDDNDRKLRKDEGRLDFLWQTSANDDDSVIYGGITPDSLYYPPSGFCFDVLCSDDNIVDDPQEETYNAKIKAEDFANRMVDYANWYKTKNIFVTMGGDFQYQLAENNFENTDKLIKALEDHSEVKLIYSTPSCYLKALYGAEPELETKTDDFFPYSSGQHTFWTGYFSSRPNYKRLERISLNTLQVAKQLNSIVQGQGKSANADLLTYLREGIGIAQHHDSITGTAKQHVSNDYTKILAKGISQVEAEFPDLLGKALDIDLASSTEISSCLLSNMSICSTSQSAEQFVVVVYNPLSWEVDTPVRIPVEQESFTITGAEGELSYDVLDPISDFAYVQLENVKPAKKELVFVASAVPALGVKAYHIKKNSKKPVQSVTGATSNPLRFGTDDAGFEIDESSNLLKSVTLNGKTLTMKQEFLHYNSSDGPDNTDPSGAYVFRPNGEAKSFDKPSIVSKTQGNTVDEVHQKINDWITQIIRVYKGQNYIEFDWLVGPLNVSDGNGIEVISRFTVEDFKNNETFYTDSNGREMIERKLNYRPTFTYNSTVEPVTSNYYPVTSKIVIKDQEKKLQVAVLNERSQGGSSLGEGQIELMVHRRLLKDDNKGVAEPLNETEFGDQGVVARGQHYLVLGPSDEETSQGVTVTAQERILAQQKLLQPWIGIGDASNIPEDTLDKLVATKYSALKESLPKNVHLLTLEPWTGSTYIIRLEHILEKNEDSALSSEVTVDLQTLFSGFKVENIVETTLGGNRKLDSLKFRYDWSYQKGFKSAKRSLTASEVTLGPMDIKTFIVGLSKL; from the exons ATGATTGTGAACATGAGAATTTTGTTTGTGATAGGCCTCTGCTTGTCCTTAGGCCTgagctacaaaattaaaattcaagatgTGTTGAATAGCTGTGTGAAGTGCCACGAAACCGACCCTGATAAAATCAACATTCATTTAATCCATCACTCCCACGACGATGTCGGGTGGTTGAAGACTGTGGATCAGTATTTCTTCGGAT taaataaGGGAACCGTCAATGTGGCTGTTGAGAACATTATCACCTCGGTTGTGGACGCTTTATGGGACCATCCAGATAGAAG GTACATCCAAGTCGAAACTGCCTTCTTCTGGAAATGGTGGACTCACGAGACTGacgaaatgaaaaacaaattcaagacCCTCGTGGACAATGGGCAGCTAGAAATAATCAACGGTGGATGGTCCATGAACGACGAGGCTTGCGTGAACTATCTATCAGTCATCGATCAATTCACTTGGGGCTTCAA GATCCTGAATGATACTTTGGGAGAATGCGGCAATCCCACTTTTGGCTGGCAAATTGATCCATTTGGACACAGCAGAGAACATGCTGCTCTTTTATGGAGAATGGGCTTCGATGGACTGATGTTTTCCCGATTGGACGATAACGACAGAAAGCTGAGGAAAGATGAGGGGAGACTGGACTTCTTGTGGCAAACTAGCGCTAACGATG ATGACAGTGTGATCTATGGAGGCATCACCCCTGATTCGCTTTACTACCCACCCAGCGGGTTCTGTTTCGATGTTTTATGCTCTGACGATAATATAGTCGATGATCCCCAGGAAGAAACTTACAATGCCAAAATTAAG GCCGAAGACTTTGCCAACCGGATGGTCGACTACGCCAACTGGTACAAGACCAAGAACATCTTTGTCACAATGGGAGGTGATTTTCAGTATCAGCTAGCTGAGAATAATTTCGAGAACACCGATAAGCTcataaa AGCTCTCGAAGACCACAGCGAAGTCAAACTGATCTATTCGACTCCCTCCTGTTATTTAAAAGCTCTATACGGGGCTGAGCCAGAGCTTGAAACTAAAACCGACGATTTCTTCCCCTATAGTAGTGGTCAGCATACTTTTTGGACGGGCTACTTCAGTTCCCGGCCAAACTACAAGAGGCTTGAAAGAATCAGTCTTAATACTCTTCAA GTAGCAAAGCAGTTGAACTCAATTGTACAGGGACAAGGCAAGAGTGCAAACGCAGACTTATTGACTTATCTAAGGGAAGGCATCGGCATTGCCCAGCATCACGATTCTATAACTGGAACTGCAAAGCAGCATGTATCTAACGATTACACCAAAATCTTGGCAAAAGGCATCAGCCAAGTTGAGGCCGAATTTCCGGATTTATTAGG AAAAGCTCTGGATATCGATTTGGCATCTTCCACCGAAATCTCTTCCTGCCTCTTATCCAACATGAGCATTTGCTCTACATCGCAATCTGCAGAACAGTTCGTAGTTGTTGTCTACAATCCTCTTTCGTGGGAAGTGGATACACCAGTTCGCATTCCTGTTGAACAGGAATCGTTTACTATTACTGGAGCTGAAG GTGAATTATCCTACGACGTCCTGGACCCCATTTCAGACTTCGCATACGTGCAACTCGAGAATGTGAAACCTGCCAAAAAAGAGCTAGTATTTGTCGCTTCCGCAGTGCCTGCTTTAGGCGTTAAAGCTTACCATATcaagaaaaattctaaaaaaccCGTTCAAAGCGTAACCGGAGCTACGAGCAATCCATTAAGATTCGGAACTGAT GATGCTGGCTTCGAAATCGACGAATCCAGCAACTTGCTGAAATCCGTCACCCTGAATGGGAAAACCTTGACGATGAAGCAGGAATTCCTGCACTATAACAGTTCAGATGGGCCTGACAATACCGACCCATCTGGAGCTTACGTGTTCCGTCCTAATGGCGAGGCTAAGAGCTTCGATAAACCTTCAATAGTGTCTAAAACCCAGGGTAACACTGTAGACGAAGTCCATCAGAAGATCAACGACTGGATTACTCAGATAATAAGGGTCTACAAGGGTCAGAACTATATTGAGTTCGATTGGCTCGTGGGCCCCTTAAACGT ATCTGATGGCAATGGAATAGAAGTAATATCTCGATTTACTGTGGAGGATTTCAAGAACAATGAGACATTCTACACCGACTCCAACGGACGCGAGATGATTGAGAGGAAGTTGAACTACAGACCCACTTTTACTTACAACTCTACTGTAGAACCCGTTACCAGCAACTACTACCCAGTGACCTCGAAAATAGTGATCAAAGATCAAGAAAAAAAGCTACAAGTTGCAGTACTTAATGAGAGATCTCAGGGTGGGAGCAGTTTAGGTGAAGGGCAAATTGAGTTGATG GTACACAGAAGACTTCTCAAAGACGACAACAAGGGAGTAGCTGAACCTTTAAACGAAACCGAATTCGGCGACCAAGGGGTAGTGGCAAGAGGCCAACACTACCTTGTTCTAGGGCCCAGTGATGAAGAGACCAGTCAAG GTGTAACTGTGACTGCTCAGGAGCGAATTCTTGCCCAACAGAAGCTGTTACAGCCTTGGATTGGAATTGGAGACGCCAGCAACATCCCTGAGGACACCTTAGACAAGCTGGTGGCCACAAAG TACTCGGCCCTAAAGGAAAGCCTTCCCAAAAACGTACATCTTCTGACATTGGAGCCATGGACTGGCTCCACTTACATCATAAGGTTGGAACATATTCTAGAGAAGAACGAAGACTCGGCTTTATCCAGCGAAGTTACTGTCGATTTACAG ACATTATtctcgggcttcaaagttgaaaatatagTGGAAACTACGTTGGGAGGTAACCGAAAACTCGATTCGTTGAAGTTTAGATACGATTGGAGCTACCAGAAAGGCTTCAAGAGCGCCAAGAGGTCGTTGACTGCATCTGAAGTGACATTAGGTCCCATGGACATTAAGACTTTTATTGTTGGGCTTTCTAAGTTGTag
- the LOC136342123 gene encoding larval cuticle protein LCP-22-like isoform X2: MFKLIVTLGIVAISLASAAFVDLRTPRVSQYFGKPSVIFSQKSSVEPDGSYQYRYETEDGIVAQEQGRQDPAKGTVAQGDFGYTSPEGVPVVVKYVADENGFQPSSNLLPVGPEIPEAILKSLAYNAQHPEQEVEPPKHSFKSRV, translated from the exons ATGTTCAAACTG ATAGTTACATTGGGTATTGTGGCGATTAGTCTGGCCAGTGCTGCATTCGTGGACTTGCGAACACCCAGAGTCTCTCAATACTTCGGGAAACCATCTGTCATTTTCAGCCAAAAGTCTAGCGTGGAACCCGATGGAAGCTACCAATATAG GTATGAGACCGAAGACGGCATCGTGGCCCAAGAACAAGGCCGTCAAGACCCGGCTAAAGGAACTGTGGCTCAAGGAGACTTTGGATATACATCTCCCGAAGGTGTTCCTGTGGTAGTGAAATACGTAGCCGATGAGAACGGCTTCCAGCCCAGCTCCAACCTGCTGCCCGTCGGTCCGGAGATTCCAGAAGCGATCCTGAAGTCGCTCGCTTACAATGCGCAACATCCTGAACAAGAGGTAGAACCTCCCAAACACTCTTTCAAGAGTAGGGTGTGA